The Micromonospora sp. Llam0 genome includes a window with the following:
- a CDS encoding maleylpyruvate isomerase N-terminal domain-containing protein, with amino-acid sequence MTGAGADAVSGWLTAGEQRCRELVDQLTDADAAAPSRLPGWTRAHLVTHLARNADALVNLLTWARTGVVTPMYASAAKRGADIDAGAGRGASELRADLAGAAGRLAHAVRAMPDDAWSATVRTGQGREVPADQVLWLRVREVWVHQADLDLGGTLADLPGPLTDALLDEVTATFTGRGTGPAVELRAIDRPRVWRTGTGSVPTSGTGSVPTAGMGSVATAGTAGSGDTAPVRPVELSGAGWQLLGWLIGRVPADRLTVRPAGAVVAPPPPWI; translated from the coding sequence GTGACCGGCGCGGGGGCCGACGCTGTCAGCGGCTGGCTGACCGCCGGGGAACAGCGGTGCCGGGAACTGGTCGACCAGCTCACCGACGCCGACGCGGCGGCACCGAGCCGGCTGCCCGGCTGGACCCGTGCCCACCTGGTCACCCACCTGGCCCGCAACGCCGACGCCCTGGTGAACCTGTTGACCTGGGCACGGACCGGGGTGGTCACCCCGATGTACGCCAGCGCCGCCAAGCGCGGCGCGGACATCGACGCCGGCGCCGGGCGCGGCGCCAGCGAGCTGCGCGCCGATCTGGCCGGCGCGGCGGGTCGGCTCGCCCACGCGGTCCGGGCGATGCCCGACGACGCCTGGTCGGCCACCGTCCGTACCGGCCAGGGCCGCGAGGTCCCCGCCGATCAGGTGCTCTGGCTGCGGGTCCGGGAGGTCTGGGTGCACCAGGCCGACCTCGACCTCGGCGGCACCCTGGCCGATCTGCCCGGTCCGCTCACCGACGCGCTGCTCGACGAGGTGACCGCCACCTTCACCGGTCGTGGCACCGGCCCGGCGGTCGAGCTGCGGGCGATTGACCGGCCACGGGTCTGGCGGACCGGTACGGGAAGCGTGCCGACCAGCGGTACGGGAAGCGTGCCGACCGCCGGCATGGGAAGCGTGGCGACGGCCGGTACGGCCGGGTCCGGTGATACCGCACCGGTCCGGCCGGTGGAGCTGTCCGGAGCCGGTTGGCAGCTGCTCGGCTGGCTGATCGGGCGAGTGCCGGCGGACCGTTTGACGGTCCGGCCGGCCGGTGCCGTGGTCGCGCCACCGCCGCCGTGGATATGA
- a CDS encoding fumarylacetoacetate hydrolase family protein — protein sequence MRLATIRTGDRTAAVRVDADAAVEVGAADLGELLTDPGWAQRAATADGTRHPVDGLDHAPLVSRPEKIICVGLNYRRHILEMGRQLPEHPTIFAKYPPALIGATDPVVLPAASTAMDWEAELAVVVGTTVRHADPDQAAAAIAGYTVLNDVTARDWQYRTPQWLAGKTFEATTPLGPSLVTPDELDLDAGLSVECLVNGEVVQSSDSTELVFDPPRLVAYLSTICTLRPGDVIATGTPGGVGHARKPPRYLADGDVLVTRIGGVGECRNTCRAERP from the coding sequence ATGAGGCTGGCCACCATCCGTACCGGCGACCGGACCGCCGCGGTCCGGGTCGACGCCGACGCGGCGGTCGAGGTCGGTGCCGCCGACCTCGGCGAGCTGCTCACCGACCCCGGTTGGGCGCAGCGCGCCGCCACCGCCGACGGCACCCGGCATCCGGTCGACGGACTCGACCACGCTCCGCTGGTCAGCCGACCGGAGAAGATCATCTGCGTCGGGCTGAACTACCGCCGGCACATCCTGGAGATGGGCCGCCAGCTCCCGGAACACCCGACGATCTTCGCCAAGTACCCGCCGGCGCTGATCGGGGCCACCGACCCGGTCGTACTGCCGGCCGCCTCGACCGCGATGGACTGGGAGGCCGAACTCGCGGTCGTCGTCGGCACCACGGTCCGGCACGCCGACCCCGATCAGGCCGCCGCCGCGATCGCCGGCTACACCGTGCTCAACGACGTCACCGCCCGGGACTGGCAGTACCGCACCCCGCAGTGGCTGGCCGGCAAGACCTTCGAGGCGACCACCCCGCTCGGACCCAGCCTGGTCACCCCGGACGAACTCGACCTCGACGCCGGGCTCAGCGTCGAATGCCTGGTCAACGGCGAGGTGGTACAGAGTTCCGACAGCACCGAGCTGGTCTTCGACCCGCCCCGGCTGGTGGCGTACCTGTCCACCATCTGCACCCTGCGTCCCGGCGACGTGATCGCCACCGGGACGCCCGGCGGAGTGGGCCACGCCCGTAAACCACCCCGGTACCTGGCCGACGGTGACGTGCTGGTCACCCGGATCGGTGGGGTCGGCGAGTGCCGCAACACCTGCCGGGCGGAGCGACCGTGA
- a CDS encoding cupin domain-containing protein — protein MVDLDSEAAAGTVQDRALQQLYTDFDTAGLKPLWTVRDGLMPVAPTPRAVPHVWPWDRLLPLAARAGDLVPVGRGGERRAIALANPGLPGDPFATATLWAAVQYLGPREVAPAHRHSQNAFRFVLDGEGVWTVVDGDPVAMRRGDLLLTPGWAWHEHHNTADTAMVWLDGLDIPLNAQLDAGFFEFGPDQLTDTSTPAASRGERLWAHPGLRPLSAEADTVHSPLPAYRWTHTDAALTAQLELADEGHPALVEPGHAAVRFVNPTTGRDALATLRLEMHRLAAGAATATRREVGSSVWQVFSGQATVLLDGREHQVGTGDLLAVPSWCPVSLRSPDGADLFRFSDAPSYQALHLDRHQVGDPA, from the coding sequence ATGGTTGACCTGGACTCCGAGGCCGCTGCCGGCACGGTGCAGGACCGCGCTCTGCAGCAGCTCTACACCGACTTCGACACCGCTGGACTCAAACCGCTGTGGACCGTACGGGACGGGCTGATGCCGGTCGCCCCGACGCCCCGGGCGGTGCCCCACGTCTGGCCGTGGGACCGGCTGCTGCCGCTCGCGGCCCGCGCCGGCGACCTCGTTCCGGTCGGCCGTGGCGGCGAACGACGGGCCATCGCCCTGGCCAACCCCGGCCTGCCCGGCGACCCGTTCGCCACCGCGACCCTCTGGGCGGCGGTGCAGTACCTGGGGCCCCGCGAGGTCGCCCCGGCCCACCGGCACAGCCAGAACGCGTTCCGCTTCGTGCTCGACGGGGAAGGCGTCTGGACGGTCGTGGACGGCGACCCGGTCGCCATGCGCCGGGGCGACCTGCTGCTGACCCCGGGCTGGGCCTGGCACGAACACCACAACACCGCCGACACCGCGATGGTCTGGCTGGACGGACTCGACATTCCGCTGAACGCCCAACTCGACGCCGGGTTCTTCGAGTTCGGCCCGGACCAGCTCACCGACACGTCGACCCCGGCCGCCTCGCGGGGCGAACGGCTCTGGGCCCACCCCGGGCTGCGCCCGCTGTCGGCCGAGGCGGACACCGTCCACTCGCCGCTGCCGGCGTACCGCTGGACGCACACCGACGCCGCGCTCACCGCGCAGCTGGAGCTCGCCGACGAAGGGCATCCGGCGCTCGTCGAGCCCGGCCACGCGGCGGTACGGTTCGTCAACCCGACCACCGGCCGCGACGCCCTGGCGACGCTGCGCCTGGAGATGCACCGGCTGGCCGCCGGTGCCGCCACGGCGACCCGCCGGGAGGTCGGCTCCTCGGTGTGGCAGGTCTTCAGCGGGCAGGCCACCGTGCTGCTCGACGGCCGGGAACACCAGGTCGGCACCGGCGATCTGTTGGCCGTACCGTCCTGGTGCCCGGTGAGCCTGCGGTCACCGGACGGCGCTGACCTGTTCCGGTTCAGCGACGCACCCAGCTACCAGGCGCTGCACCTGGACCGGCACCAGGTGGGTGACCCGGCATGA
- a CDS encoding IclR family transcriptional regulator, translated as MQNAVPYPIESVDNALRLILLLRERSRLGVAEAARHLGVAPSTAHRLLGMLKHHGFAVQDGRRAYLPGPVFADLGLLAGRSGPDLRTVVRPHLERLSGELQETVHLAVLQGTAVRFLDGVEATHGLRVGSRAGMSMPAHCTSGGKVLLAQLSPAELEVLYPRGLPAVYGPAVEDLATLRRQLTTARRLGYAVNREESERGITGIGVCLRDSTGRVRGALAAGMPTARCPNTRIPEVAAALRTAAGLIAAELGGS; from the coding sequence GTGCAGAACGCCGTGCCGTACCCCATCGAGTCCGTCGACAACGCCCTGCGCCTGATCCTGCTGCTGCGGGAGCGGTCCCGGCTCGGGGTGGCCGAGGCCGCCCGCCACCTCGGGGTGGCGCCGTCCACCGCGCACCGGCTGCTCGGCATGTTGAAGCACCACGGCTTCGCCGTCCAGGACGGCCGCCGGGCGTACCTGCCCGGACCGGTCTTCGCCGACCTGGGGCTGCTCGCCGGCCGGTCCGGCCCGGACCTGCGGACCGTGGTGCGGCCGCATCTGGAGCGGCTCAGCGGCGAACTGCAGGAGACGGTGCACCTGGCGGTGCTGCAGGGCACCGCGGTCCGGTTCCTCGACGGGGTGGAGGCCACCCACGGTCTGCGCGTCGGTTCCCGGGCCGGGATGTCGATGCCGGCGCACTGCACCTCGGGCGGCAAGGTGCTGCTCGCCCAGCTCAGCCCGGCGGAGTTGGAGGTGCTCTATCCCCGAGGGCTGCCGGCGGTGTACGGCCCTGCGGTCGAGGATCTGGCCACCCTGCGCCGCCAGTTGACCACCGCACGTCGCCTCGGCTACGCGGTGAACCGCGAGGAGAGCGAGCGGGGCATCACCGGGATCGGGGTCTGCCTGCGCGACTCGACGGGGCGGGTACGCGGCGCGTTGGCGGCCGGGATGCCCACCGCGCGCTGCCCGAACACCCGGATTCCCGAGGTCGCGGCGGCGCTGCGGACCGCCGCCGGGCTGATCGCCGCCGAGCTGGGCGGGAGCTGA
- a CDS encoding ABC transporter substrate-binding protein, producing the protein MLALSLLPLAACSTSSDTDSDTTDDNATAAPGCPPATSSTVAHDPTAILKYGSVPASSLDPIRMVEANEITVLQTIFDPLVKLDANDLPIPGLATEWSVVDDGVMEFKLRDGVVFSDGTPFDAEAVRFNIDRAMNDEESNIKGDLANVQAVEVVDEHTVRFELDPPNPAAFPIVLSDRPGLMASPTAVQAAGSSTAFSDAPVGAGPYAVEGPWYAREKVSVRAWDGYWNAQERLLGGIDFIETSTDASLGALQAGDLDVQYIEDDKVAAACADDRLRVMSSSTNEVRALLINQAMEPFDDVRVRQALQYALNREAITEALTDGRSEAATQWFPEGSVPYSPELADAYPYDPDRARELLAEAGYPDGVTFTAEIGGTFTAYVRMGELVQAQLEQAGFTMDLQLIDPAQMLARLYGTADSPPQIAAAPLAMAPARSPSSRFRERFFEDGRYNPSGETIPGLRDLVVQADAAVDPDERADLLRQAATLVSEEAAAGVPLFFVAGHTAMGAHVGGGQRGSTRSNMIFDGLYITEGRVPVG; encoded by the coding sequence ATGCTGGCGTTGTCCCTGCTGCCGCTCGCCGCTTGCAGCACCAGTTCCGACACCGACTCCGACACCACCGACGACAACGCCACCGCCGCGCCCGGCTGCCCGCCGGCGACGTCCAGCACGGTGGCCCACGACCCGACCGCGATCCTCAAGTACGGCAGCGTGCCGGCCAGCTCGCTCGACCCGATCCGGATGGTCGAGGCCAACGAGATCACCGTGCTGCAGACGATCTTCGACCCGCTGGTCAAGCTCGACGCCAACGACCTGCCCATCCCTGGCCTGGCCACCGAGTGGAGCGTCGTCGACGACGGGGTCATGGAGTTCAAACTCCGCGACGGCGTCGTCTTCTCCGACGGCACCCCGTTCGACGCCGAAGCGGTGCGCTTCAACATCGACCGGGCGATGAACGACGAGGAGTCGAACATCAAGGGCGACCTGGCCAACGTCCAGGCCGTCGAGGTGGTCGACGAGCACACCGTACGGTTCGAGCTGGATCCGCCGAACCCGGCTGCCTTCCCGATCGTCCTGTCCGACCGGCCCGGGCTGATGGCCTCACCCACTGCGGTACAGGCCGCCGGCTCCTCCACCGCGTTCAGCGACGCGCCGGTCGGTGCCGGCCCGTACGCTGTCGAAGGCCCCTGGTACGCCCGGGAGAAGGTCAGCGTCCGGGCCTGGGACGGCTACTGGAACGCGCAGGAGCGGCTGCTCGGCGGGATCGACTTCATCGAGACCTCCACCGACGCCAGCCTCGGCGCGCTGCAGGCCGGCGACCTGGACGTGCAGTACATCGAGGACGACAAGGTCGCCGCGGCCTGCGCCGACGACCGGCTGCGGGTGATGTCCTCGTCGACCAACGAGGTCCGCGCGTTGCTGATCAACCAGGCGATGGAGCCGTTCGACGATGTGCGGGTCCGGCAGGCCCTGCAGTACGCCCTGAACCGCGAGGCGATCACCGAGGCGCTGACCGACGGCCGGTCCGAGGCGGCGACCCAGTGGTTCCCGGAGGGATCGGTGCCGTACTCACCCGAGCTGGCCGACGCCTACCCGTACGACCCGGATCGGGCCCGGGAGCTGCTGGCCGAGGCCGGCTACCCGGACGGGGTCACCTTCACCGCCGAGATCGGCGGCACCTTCACCGCGTACGTCCGGATGGGTGAGCTGGTGCAGGCGCAGCTGGAGCAGGCCGGGTTCACCATGGACCTGCAGCTGATCGACCCGGCGCAGATGCTGGCCCGACTGTACGGCACCGCCGACTCGCCGCCGCAGATCGCGGCCGCGCCGCTGGCCATGGCACCGGCCCGGTCACCGTCCAGCCGGTTCCGGGAACGGTTCTTCGAGGACGGCCGGTACAACCCGTCCGGCGAGACCATCCCCGGCCTGCGGGACCTGGTCGTCCAGGCGGACGCCGCCGTCGACCCCGACGAGCGGGCCGACCTGCTGCGCCAGGCGGCCACCCTGGTCTCCGAGGAGGCCGCCGCCGGAGTGCCGCTGTTCTTCGTCGCCGGGCACACCGCGATGGGTGCCCACGTCGGTGGGGGGCAACGCGGCTCCACCCGCTCGAACATGATCTTCGACGGGTTGTACATCACCGAGGGCCGGGTGCCGGTCGGCTGA
- a CDS encoding SDR family NAD(P)-dependent oxidoreductase, translating into MAEPRVAVVTGAAAGIGRATAEHLAALGDTVLGVDVDPDGLAALREQVGAAGGRVGTLTADLAGPAAAATVVETCLRRYGRIDVLALVAGVGQAGPSDAVTVADWDRVLDVNLRAPFLLAQAAMPHLVATGGTVVAVSSVAGLRGWSGSAVYAASKGGLIALMRSLAAEYGPAGVRINVLCPGAVRTRLADGMRAALSAGDVASTCGAATGPAPTRPTGRRAEPAEIARTIAFLASPDASFVAGSVLRADGGALA; encoded by the coding sequence ATGGCTGAGCCACGGGTCGCGGTGGTCACCGGGGCCGCCGCCGGCATCGGCCGGGCCACCGCCGAGCACCTCGCCGCGCTCGGCGACACCGTACTCGGGGTGGACGTCGACCCCGACGGCCTGGCCGCGCTGCGCGAGCAGGTGGGAGCCGCTGGTGGCCGGGTCGGGACGCTCACCGCCGACCTGGCCGGGCCTGCGGCGGCGGCCACCGTCGTCGAGACCTGCCTGCGCCGGTACGGCCGGATCGACGTGCTCGCCCTGGTCGCCGGGGTGGGTCAGGCCGGACCGTCCGACGCGGTCACCGTCGCCGACTGGGACCGGGTGCTCGACGTCAACCTGCGGGCACCGTTCCTGCTGGCCCAGGCCGCGATGCCGCACCTGGTGGCCACCGGTGGCACCGTCGTGGCGGTCTCCTCGGTGGCCGGGCTGCGCGGCTGGTCCGGCAGTGCGGTGTACGCGGCGTCCAAGGGCGGGCTGATCGCGCTGATGCGCTCGCTGGCAGCCGAGTACGGCCCGGCCGGCGTACGGATCAACGTCCTCTGCCCCGGCGCGGTGCGGACCCGGCTGGCCGACGGGATGCGGGCCGCGCTGAGCGCTGGCGACGTCGCGTCGACCTGCGGTGCGGCCACCGGCCCGGCCCCGACGCGGCCGACCGGTCGGCGGGCCGAACCGGCCGAGATCGCCCGTACCATCGCGTTCCTGGCCTCGCCGGACGCGTCGTTCGTCGCCGGCAGCGTGCTGCGCGCCGACGGCGGCGCGCTGGCCTGA
- a CDS encoding alpha/beta hydrolase: protein MALDPQSAAVVAAAARRMPALGTEVHDAAEARRILATRPGDPPAGPPVHRIAEHRAGPAGPRVRVYHPAPTGRPQPAVVFCHGGGFTFCSLDTHDGLCRLMARDSGAVVVSVDYRLAPEHRFPAAAEDAYAATAWTAGNAAALGVDPARIAVAGDSAGGNLAAVTAQLAVARGGPALAYQLLVYPMLDHRFDTDSYRRNGHGYAVTVDHLRWYWHQYLGDADPDQPAACPLRAGDLAGLPPTYLVTAEHCPLRSENEAYAARLRAAGVSVTLASHPGVAHGFFTQWHLLDTGRTATAQAFAVLRAVLNG from the coding sequence ATGGCACTCGATCCGCAGTCCGCCGCCGTGGTGGCGGCGGCCGCCCGGCGGATGCCGGCGCTCGGCACCGAGGTGCACGACGCCGCCGAGGCGCGGCGGATCCTCGCCACCCGCCCGGGTGACCCGCCGGCCGGCCCGCCGGTGCACCGGATCGCCGAGCACCGCGCCGGTCCGGCTGGTCCACGGGTACGGGTCTACCACCCGGCGCCGACCGGGCGGCCGCAGCCGGCGGTGGTGTTCTGCCACGGCGGCGGCTTCACGTTCTGCTCGCTGGACACCCACGACGGGCTGTGCCGGCTGATGGCCCGGGACAGCGGAGCGGTGGTGGTGTCGGTCGACTACCGGCTCGCCCCCGAGCACCGGTTCCCGGCCGCCGCCGAGGACGCCTACGCCGCGACCGCCTGGACCGCCGGCAACGCCGCCGCGCTGGGTGTCGACCCGGCGCGCATCGCGGTGGCCGGTGACAGCGCCGGCGGGAACCTCGCCGCGGTCACCGCCCAGCTCGCCGTCGCACGCGGCGGCCCGGCCCTGGCGTACCAGTTGCTGGTCTACCCGATGCTCGACCACCGGTTCGACACCGATTCCTACCGCCGCAACGGTCACGGGTACGCGGTAACCGTCGACCACCTGCGCTGGTACTGGCACCAGTACCTGGGCGACGCCGACCCGGACCAGCCGGCGGCCTGCCCGCTGCGCGCCGGCGACCTGGCCGGCCTGCCGCCGACCTACCTGGTCACCGCCGAGCACTGCCCGCTGCGCAGCGAGAACGAGGCGTACGCCGCCCGGCTGCGTGCCGCCGGGGTCTCGGTGACCCTGGCCAGCCATCCCGGGGTGGCGCATGGCTTCTTCACCCAGTGGCACCTGCTGGACACCGGCCGGACAGCGACCGCGCAGGCGTTCGCCGTGCTGCGGGCGGTGCTGAATGGCTGA
- a CDS encoding NAD(P)/FAD-dependent oxidoreductase, whose translation MTTDTAVDDPAGTADRYDVLVVGAGFAGMYLIHKLRTLGFTVHAVEAAGGVGGTWYWNRYPGARCDVASLEYSYSFSEPLQQEWEWTERFAAQPEILRYAEHVADRFGLRRNITFDTRIRTADFDEQAGLWRLRADGGRTFVGRFLITAVGCLSAARTPDWPGQHDFTGPIYHTGQWPHHEVDFTDQRVAVVGTGSSGIQVIPPIAEQAAHLTVFQRTANFSLPARNRPLLPGEQADVKARYPQIRAMMRENPRALHRRTGKGVLQVPEQVRRAELEQRWRDGEVSFLTAFTDVLTDADANRAVADFVREKIRATVTDPVTAELLCPQGHPIGTKRICRDTGYFETFNRDDVTLVDVRSEPIVELTPDGVRTNRREYPADAVVFATGYDAMTGALTRIDIRGRGGRSLRQVWADGPRSYLGLAVAGFPNMFTVTGPGSPSVLVNVIMAIEQHVEWLADLLGHLRDRGVTQVEADPCHQDAWVAHVADLAEATLYPQADSWFIGANVPGKPRVFLPYVGGLDRYRRRCDEIAAAGYPGLRFDDPAPDPYPVSDPVV comes from the coding sequence ATGACGACGGACACCGCGGTCGACGACCCCGCCGGTACGGCGGACCGGTACGACGTGCTGGTCGTCGGGGCCGGGTTCGCCGGCATGTACCTGATCCACAAGCTGCGCACGCTCGGCTTCACCGTGCACGCGGTCGAGGCGGCCGGTGGCGTCGGCGGCACCTGGTACTGGAACCGGTACCCCGGTGCCCGCTGCGACGTGGCGAGCCTGGAGTACTCCTACTCGTTCTCCGAGCCGCTGCAACAGGAGTGGGAATGGACCGAGCGGTTCGCCGCCCAGCCGGAGATCCTGCGGTACGCCGAACACGTCGCCGACCGGTTCGGCCTGCGCCGTAACATCACCTTCGACACCCGGATCCGGACCGCCGACTTCGACGAACAGGCTGGACTGTGGCGGCTGCGCGCCGATGGCGGGCGTACCTTCGTCGGCCGGTTCCTGATCACCGCCGTCGGATGCCTGTCCGCCGCCCGGACCCCGGACTGGCCCGGCCAGCACGACTTCACCGGCCCGATCTACCACACCGGACAGTGGCCGCACCACGAGGTCGACTTCACCGACCAGCGGGTCGCGGTCGTCGGCACCGGTTCGTCGGGCATCCAGGTGATCCCGCCGATCGCCGAGCAGGCGGCACACCTGACGGTCTTCCAACGGACCGCCAACTTCAGCCTGCCGGCCCGCAACCGGCCGCTGCTGCCCGGCGAACAGGCCGACGTCAAGGCCAGATACCCGCAGATCCGGGCGATGATGCGGGAGAATCCGCGGGCGCTGCACCGGCGGACCGGCAAGGGGGTGCTCCAGGTCCCCGAGCAGGTCCGCCGGGCCGAGCTGGAACAGCGCTGGCGCGACGGTGAGGTGTCCTTCCTGACCGCGTTCACCGACGTGCTGACCGACGCCGACGCCAACCGTGCGGTGGCCGACTTCGTCCGGGAGAAGATCCGGGCCACGGTGACCGACCCGGTCACCGCCGAACTGCTCTGCCCGCAGGGCCACCCGATCGGGACGAAGCGAATCTGCCGCGACACCGGATACTTCGAGACCTTCAACCGGGACGACGTCACCCTGGTCGACGTACGGTCCGAGCCGATCGTCGAACTGACCCCGGATGGCGTGCGGACCAACCGCCGGGAGTACCCGGCCGACGCGGTCGTCTTCGCCACCGGCTACGACGCGATGACCGGAGCGCTGACCCGCATCGACATCCGGGGCCGGGGCGGGCGGTCGCTGCGCCAGGTGTGGGCCGACGGGCCGCGCAGCTACCTCGGGCTGGCCGTGGCCGGTTTTCCGAACATGTTCACCGTCACCGGGCCGGGCAGCCCGTCGGTCCTGGTCAACGTGATCATGGCGATCGAGCAGCATGTCGAATGGCTCGCCGACCTGCTCGGGCACCTGCGCGACCGGGGAGTGACCCAGGTGGAGGCCGACCCGTGCCACCAGGACGCGTGGGTGGCGCACGTCGCCGACCTCGCCGAGGCCACCCTCTACCCGCAGGCCGACTCGTGGTTCATCGGCGCGAACGTGCCCGGCAAACCCCGGGTCTTCCTGCCGTACGTCGGCGGGCTGGACCGCTACCGGCGGCGGTGCGACGAGATCGCCGCGGCCGGCTACCCGGGCCTGCGCTTCGACGACCCGGCACCCGACCCGTACCCGGTCAGCGACCCGGTGGTCTGA
- a CDS encoding ABC transporter permease has translation MVTLVLRRLLSAIPLLLIVSLGAFSLVALLPGDQAMAIAGEHATPEQLAALRQQLRLDDPFLVRYAHWLGGILQGDLGDSLVTGRAISDEILRRAPLTASIALGTLLVVLLIGVPTGILQGVYAGRAVDRLGLLGSAAGLAVPNFWLATMLITIFAVQLRWLPATGYTPLSEGVLPWAQHLIMPSITLGVFTAAEMARQLRTGFLHAYSQPYIRTAWSKGLPARTVIGKHALKNAAAPAITVLGIRLGHLLSGAVIVESIFGMPGLGKFAIDAILNRDFTVVQAVVLVSAVVVLTANLLVDIAYGLLNPKVRIS, from the coding sequence ATGGTCACCCTCGTCCTCCGGCGCCTCCTGTCGGCGATCCCGCTCCTGCTGATCGTCTCGCTGGGCGCGTTCTCCCTGGTCGCGTTGCTCCCCGGCGACCAGGCGATGGCGATCGCCGGCGAACACGCCACCCCGGAGCAGCTGGCCGCACTGCGTCAACAGCTACGCCTCGACGATCCCTTCCTGGTCCGCTACGCGCACTGGCTCGGCGGCATCCTGCAGGGCGACCTGGGCGACTCGCTGGTCACCGGCCGGGCGATCAGCGACGAGATCCTGCGCCGCGCACCGCTGACCGCGAGCATCGCCCTGGGCACCCTCCTCGTCGTGCTGCTGATCGGCGTACCGACCGGCATCCTGCAGGGCGTCTACGCCGGCCGCGCCGTCGACCGGCTCGGCCTGCTCGGCAGCGCCGCCGGCCTGGCCGTCCCGAACTTCTGGCTGGCGACCATGCTGATCACCATCTTCGCGGTGCAGCTGCGCTGGCTGCCGGCCACCGGCTACACCCCGCTCAGCGAGGGCGTGCTGCCCTGGGCTCAGCACCTGATCATGCCGTCGATCACCCTCGGCGTGTTCACCGCCGCCGAGATGGCCCGCCAACTACGCACCGGCTTCCTCCACGCGTACTCCCAGCCCTACATCCGTACCGCCTGGTCCAAGGGGTTGCCGGCGCGCACCGTCATCGGCAAACACGCGCTCAAGAACGCGGCGGCGCCGGCGATCACCGTGCTCGGCATCCGGCTCGGGCACCTGCTGTCCGGCGCGGTGATCGTCGAATCCATCTTCGGCATGCCAGGGCTCGGCAAGTTCGCCATCGACGCCATCCTCAACCGGGACTTCACCGTCGTACAGGCCGTCGTCCTGGTCTCCGCGGTGGTCGTGCTCACCGCGAACCTGCTCGTCGACATCGCCTACGGACTCCTCAACCCGAAGGTGCGGATCTCATGA
- a CDS encoding ABC transporter permease, with translation MSRPVRTDDAASTAAPDDTAGPGTGPEPDGLDRRDRGDTLVARIRSQPMTMVALGYLVLLSLLAVAAPLVSPYDPYATDFRAILDPPSAAHWLGTDDLGRDMLSRLLYASRSSLLACLQAVGLGLLGGVLLGVTAGYFGGWVDRLVMTLIDAVLSVPGLLLAMSIVGVLGPGLRNAMFALAVIFVPIFARLSRIQALAVREETYLEAARSIGVSHLRSVLRHVLPNIAGPLVVQVFITMAVAIVAEGAMSYLGLSIQPPEASWGNLLQRAFSSVASAPWLIFIPGLTITLTVVAFQVLGDGLSQALSGGHQQKAGNR, from the coding sequence ATGAGCCGACCAGTGCGCACCGACGACGCCGCGTCCACCGCCGCGCCCGACGACACCGCCGGGCCCGGCACCGGGCCGGAGCCGGACGGGCTCGACCGCCGCGACCGCGGGGACACCCTCGTCGCCCGGATCCGCAGCCAGCCGATGACCATGGTCGCCCTCGGCTACCTGGTGCTGCTCAGCCTGTTGGCGGTCGCCGCACCGCTGGTCAGCCCGTACGACCCGTACGCCACCGACTTCCGGGCGATCCTCGACCCGCCGTCGGCCGCGCACTGGCTCGGCACCGACGACCTCGGTCGGGACATGCTCAGCCGGCTGCTGTACGCCTCCCGGTCCTCACTGCTGGCCTGTCTGCAGGCCGTCGGACTCGGCCTGCTCGGCGGGGTCCTGCTCGGGGTGACCGCCGGCTACTTCGGCGGCTGGGTGGACCGGCTGGTGATGACGCTGATCGACGCCGTGCTCAGCGTCCCCGGCCTGCTGCTGGCGATGTCCATCGTCGGCGTGCTCGGGCCCGGGTTGCGCAACGCCATGTTCGCCCTCGCGGTCATCTTCGTGCCGATCTTCGCCCGGCTGAGCCGGATCCAGGCACTGGCGGTACGCGAGGAGACCTACCTGGAGGCGGCCCGCTCGATCGGAGTCTCCCACCTACGGTCGGTGCTGCGGCACGTGCTGCCCAACATCGCCGGTCCGCTGGTCGTCCAGGTCTTCATCACGATGGCCGTGGCGATCGTCGCCGAAGGCGCGATGAGCTACCTCGGGCTCAGCATCCAGCCGCCGGAGGCGAGCTGGGGCAACCTGCTGCAACGGGCGTTCTCGTCGGTCGCCTCGGCCCCCTGGTTGATCTTCATCCCCGGCCTCACCATCACCCTGACGGTCGTCGCCTTCCAGGTGCTCGGCGACGGACTCAGCCAGGCCCTGTCCGGCGGGCACCAGCAGAAAGCGGGCAACCGATGA